The DNA sequence AAGATTTGATCTTGCTTTTTGTTAATACCCTAGTGAATCCCCTAAGTCTCTGAACCTTTTTAAGGTGACAATGGTCATGACAGGTCTATAAGTGGTTTTAATTTATCTTGGCATTTGTCGGGTATTCTCAGCAATGAATATTTATCAAGCTCTTTATTTTGTAAGCGACAGTCATGCATATTTTGGTTAGTTGATTGTTCTACTCATGGGTTGCCTATATCGAGTGATCACTTGCTACAATATCTGGTTTTGTAATCAAGAGAGTTGCTTATACATGTATGTTGCATATATTGGTAGTAATTACACAGCTGGGATTTTATCGGGACATGTTCAGTGAATTTGGTTAGGTGACTAATAGTTTTGTGTGAAACACTTTGACAGGTTCAACACTAATGGTTAATTTTCTAGGATTTTGGTTTTGGGCTTGGTAAACAACTAACAAAAactataaattagaaaaaaaaaaaaaaaaaaaaaaaaagcagatcACAAAtggcaaaagcaagaaaactagaAAGTGTACACTGAAAACTAACATATCACAACTAGTTaggatctcaagaattagtattaCAAGGGTCTTCTGAAAGGATTTTATAGCGACctgccaacatgatcattgtgcaGCATGTTTGCTTGCAATATTGACATAAGTTGCATGGAACATTTCCTTTAATATGTGCAAAATTGATGCTATCATGTGTAGCATATATTAAAGGATCTGTCACACGTGAACTCCTTTAACTTACCCCATGACTGAGGTAACACTATATCCAGACACTTATAGCTTTATCATTTAGAAAAGTAATGAAATGTATGTATCTCCAAGAGCTCATCTCACTTTCATGAACACAAAAGATTCGACAAAGCAAACACAGGAAAGAATGTTTTAGGAGGAAAATCAAAATTTGATACttcaaacctctctctctctctctctcttcactaaAACAGAACATCAAGAACGTAAAGTGAGCTGAGTAAAATTTATGAATTTCTTTGATCTTGGGGAGAAAATTTAATCAGGAAGGAAATAACTTCCAAGATACGTGAGACACTATGGGGAGTGAGGCAGCTTTTTGGCTAGCTCAATGGTGCACTTAATTCTTTATAGATTGGTTTCTCTATGAACTAGACAAAATCTGTTGGTTTTAGAAGAAATGACCAAAACTGTGTTATTGATCAAAATTCCTACAAATTGCATAGAAACTCTTGATATTGTATTCATGTCAACCTGCACTGAAAACGGATTTTAGTTGCTTCAACTTTCATTTTACAAATGAAACTGCAATCCATGTTTTGGATTATTCtagaaaaggagtgaacaaacaaATTTGTTAATATTTTAAGCAACTTTGGCCATGCATACATAAAGTTACATCTGTCCTAAAATCAGAGGAAGGAGAAAGATTGTGACAAATAGCTAACAGCTGGCATAAAGCTTTGCTACAACAATGATAAAAGAGATCTCTGTGAAATAAACATTGTGATTGAGTCATTTCTGGGATGCAGTACATCATCACATGTACAGCACCTGAATTCTTCAAAGAGAATAATGGAGTGGGCTTAGATGCCCCTGAAAGTGACAATTTGTATTGGCATTGACACAGTCATAAATGAGCAAGGGTTCTAGCCTTATTTTGGAGAAATGAGATTAAAGAATTTTGTCCAACAACATAAGTTTAGACTAAGGAATTTAAATGTAGGAGTTCCCCTCGAAGTATTGTAGTTAATAGCATTATAATGGAAGGATACCTTTTCGTCCTTTGCTTAAAGAAAATAATGCTGGTAGATGCATATTCTAGATGTATGGAAGGATATTTTATGTACTTTGCCTAAAAGATATAATATCGGCAGGTGCATGTTTCTATATCTATGGAAATTGACAGATGTGATCTCTTTTATAAAAAGATATCAGAATGAGCCACCATTGTTGTAATAAGGGCTAAGAAAATATGTAGAGGTTAAGAGAATCTGTACTGGAATAGCTTCTGATATTTGTTCttggaaaaatatatttattgttgtAAGTGCTTATACTTCTcaaataggattatcttttatcaACTGGAAATTCTGTAGAGGTTTGGATGAGATAATCAAACCAACCAATGAAAGTCTTTCAACAGAAGCAGATTTAAGTGGCAATATGGATTCTAGAGAATATGAGAGGGTACATGGTACATATACAGAGAACAAAATACAGAtgtaattttagatttttgtcaTATTCAATGCATGAAATGAAATAAATGTCTaaatcaaggatttaaattttggtcgGGTACTAGTTTTGGTACTTCATCGTACTGGTACATTACCGGTATATTGTTGTACACCAACTTGTAGTGTCTGGTGTCACAAAAAGGAATAATAAGATGATGATATTAACCAGTACCGGAATGTATGGTCCAGTACCAGTCCTCGGGCTGGGAATGATATTTATTTGATTCCATGGTCCAAATACATACAGGAGCAAAACAAGTTGTCAACACAAAAATATTTTCTCATTTGGAGAGTATATAGAGTTTAATGCAAAAGTTTGTCATTTCAGCCAGAAAATGCTTCACTGCATATATTAATTGTTTTGTTATATAAGAAagtgaaattaaaaaataaattttaatcatataaatgaatagggaattcaataaattaaatatttaatttaatttagaaaTAGAATGGCAATGGAAGGAATGTGGAATTTGGGTGAAAGTTACCAATTGCAATGGAAGTATTACAGTAAAAGGAAATAAATCTCTTGGAATCTAGTGATTGCGGTGTATCTTCAAGGAAGTAGAGTTAAATTTGCTGTGTTTCATAGAAATACAAGAATGGCGAGAAGTTTCAGACTTTCAGTAGTATCCTAAGATGGGGAGAAAGAGATGCATAAagttactaaaaaggtttaaaaaaaaaggaCTTGGAGTCGGGAAACATGGAGTTGCCATGTTTagaaaaattcttgaaaatcttgTGACTAATCAGGATTTGGAGTTATAATGTCATGAAAGAAAATTGTAGGTTTATGAAAAATATGGTAAACAATGAAAAAGTACCTCAATATAGACTTGAATAGGTAAAGGTGTAGAagatgatgtcctctttttgaaatgtcgaACAGCTTAGGAGATTAAGTTTATTTGACAAGTTCAGAAACAAGAAAAAAGATGCATGATGAGTGGATGAAAACTATTTTGATAATGAACTGCAATGGTGTGACTTTGGGATGAGTGCTTATGCAAAGAAAACGCTATAAAATATATACTTAGAAAGTTAATTAGCTCTGAACCAAGAAGGTTTGGTAGGGTGATTTCTCTACTAACTAAGATGAAAAGCATGAAGAAAAGGCAAAATACTTGCATATTATTCCTGGTAAGGAACTTAATACTGAGACAGTGATGTGATAAAAAAATGCATATAATGGAGCAATTACTAGTACAAGAACAATAAGTTCCCTATCACTCCCAGATTACACATAGGGTCAATCTTGAATCTTGACCTGTTTGCACTGGCATATTCAAGTCGACATCACAGGGAACATATCGTTTGCTAATATTGCTTCAATTGTATCAGTTGGATAAACTCTAAATTGGAGTTATGGAGAGATAGCATTGGAAGCTAGGGGTGTTGCGAGTATAACTAAATAGAACATACAAAgtgcaaattgaaaagaaaaggataaaggTATAGCTGAAGTAACGGTCACaaaagttcaataattataaaCCCTTGAGAAAGATAATAGTAACAGGCCTAAATTTGGATGATTTAACCAAAGAGGTTTTTGAAGCATTATGTGAACGTGGAGTACTATCTACACTAGAAGGACAAAAATTGTGAGAAACTTATAAGGCTTTTTGAGCTATGTAGGTTGAGTATCTGATTATTACAAGGAATCTAAAAATTTAATATAGAAGTGATCTTGATATTTAGATggatatatattttcctttttctttctcataGATAGATCTATGTTGTTGCCAATGATAGTAGCATAAGTAGTGATCACATTCATGAATATTTATTTGTTTAGTGACAAGTAGTTACATATATGATTCTTGTATCATGCTGAGCTTACGGGTTAACATTGATGTTACACATTATGAGACATTCTTGAAGTGCTTCAAATATTTACCATCAAGTGTCAGGCACATTATGTAATCTCAAGTTCTGAATGATATATGGTACTAGCTTACTCATCAAAACATTGATTATCTCTTATCCTTTTAGTGGtttaactatgacatttcttttaCACCAATTCGCTGTTTTCCTTCCAGAAATGGAATTATCTAATTCTTCTTCGAATAGTGAATCTGTTGAAACAATTGAAGCTTCTTTTAGTGAGAAAGACAAAGACAATGCAGGGGTAGATTCAATCACAGAGGGGCCTGCTTCTATCGAGGATGTGGGAAAGGAATCTCAACCTTCAAAAGATGGCCAGGTCGGTCCTAGCACAAGATATACCGGTATTGGGGACAAAGCACTTGTTCAGAAGACAACTATAAATTCACAAATGGAGCCAGAGGTTGGTATGGTGTTTCATTCCGAAGACCAAGCTTATATGTTTTACAACAATTATGCTCAAAGAAAAGGTTTTAGTGTCCGAAAGGGTCACCTTGGTCGAAGAAAAGATGGGACTGTACGGAACAGAGTCTTCTTGTGTAGCAATGAAGGTGCTCGTCAGAGGCATTCTACACATGTGACGAAAAAACCACGTGATGTTGTGAGAACCAATTGTATGGCCCGCATTGAATATAAGGTGAGTCGTGATGGTATATGGGTTGTAAGTAAAATCATTTATGAGCACAATCATCCACTTGTACGACCACACAAAGCACACTTGTTAAGGTCTCATAGGAGGATAGTGCAATCACAACATGATGGAGTAAGTGATGCTGTGGAAAAGCCAGCACAACCTCTTGAATTTCCTGCAGAAGACGCTCATGATGCTGAATCCATTGGGTTTCTCTTGAAGGATCAAAGTAGCTATCTTCACACTAACAGGATGAGAGAACTTGAGAAGGGAgatgctcaagttcttttagaatTCTTGAAAGCTAAGCAGCTAGAGGATCCCTCATTTTTCTACGCTATACAGCTTGATGATAGGGAGCAAGTGACCAACTTCTTTTGGGCAGATTCTCGATCGATAATTGATTACACCTATTTTGGTGATGTGGTCTTATTTGATACAACTTATCGTCCAAACAAGAGTGAGGTACCATTTGCACCATTCATTGGTATCAATCATCATAGGCAAATTGTTTTATTTGGTGCTGCAATTTTGTTAGATGAGACCACAGAATCATTTGTTTGGTTATTTAGAACCTTCATGGTTGCAATGTCAGGACTACAACCACAAACTATTTTGACAGACAATTGTCCAGCATTATCAAGGGCAATTAGTATGACGTTACCTGAGACATGTCATCGTTTTTGCTTATGGCATATAATTCAGACCTCCACTGTACATATTTCTCATGTTTATAGTAATGACACCAACTTTCAGAAGGATTTTAAAGACTGCATACATGAAGAGGGTTCTGAAGAGGAGTTCTGCTCCAAATGGATTAGGTTGATTCACAAATATGATCTAGCTGGTAACTCCTGGTTAGAAGATGTGTATGCAGCTCGAGAAAGATGGGCATTGGTTTATAATAAGAACTCATTTTCTGCTTTCATGACAACAATGCAGTGGAGTGAGAGCATGAAGAATCACTTCAAGAAGCACTTCAATAGGAAGTTGcctctttcaaaatttttagagcAGTATCACAAGTCATTGAACCGATTTCGTGAGAAGGAACTATATGAGGATTATAAATCAAGACAAACCAAACCAGTTTTGCTGGTTGACATGCCTATGCTAAATGAAGCAGCAGAATCGTATACGAGGCTCATGTACAATGAATTTGAAGATGAGTTTAAGAGCCAACTTTCTTGTCTTTGCGAACCAATAGGAATAGATGGCACAGTGTACACCTTCAAAGTTGCCCTTCCTGGAAAGCACTCTTTTGGGATCGTTGAACTTAAACCATCAAATTTAACAGTGTCATGCAGCTGTAGAAAGTTTGAGAGTATGGGCATCTTATGCATGCATGCACTAAAGGTCCTTAACAATAACAACATCCTTCACTTGCCTTCCCAGTATATACTGAAAAGGTGGAGCAAATATGCAAATGTCGAGATTGTATCTGGGAAACATCATTTGATAGCTAAAAGTGATGGCCAAGATCTTCTGACGCAGCAGTATTCCCGG is a window from the Musa acuminata AAA Group cultivar baxijiao chromosome BXJ2-1, Cavendish_Baxijiao_AAA, whole genome shotgun sequence genome containing:
- the LOC103987316 gene encoding protein FAR1-RELATED SEQUENCE 5 isoform X2, with protein sequence MELSNSSSNSESVETIEASFSEKDKDNAGVDSITEGPASIEDVGKESQPSKDGQVGPSTRYTGIGDKALVQKTTINSQMEPEVGMVFHSEDQAYMFYNNYAQRKGFSVRKGHLGRRKDGTVRNRVFLCSNEGARQRHSTHVTKKPRDVVRTNCMARIEYKVSRDGIWVVSKIIYEHNHPLVRPHKAHLLRSHRRIVQSQHDGVSDAVEKPAQPLEFPAEDAHDAESIGFLLKDQSSYLHTNRMRELEKGDAQVLLEFLKAKQLEDPSFFYAIQLDDREQVTNFFWADSRSIIDYTYFGDVVLFDTTYRPNKSEVPFAPFIGINHHRQIVLFGAAILLDETTESFVWLFRTFMVAMSGLQPQTILTDNCPALSRAISMTLPETCHRFCLWHIIQTSTVHISHVYSNDTNFQKDFKDCIHEEGSEEEFCSKWIRLIHKYDLAGNSWLEDVYAARERWALVYNKNSFSAFMTTMQWSESMKNHFKKHFNRKLPLSKFLEQYHKSLNRFREKELYEDYKSRQTKPVLLVDMPMLNEAAESYTRLMYNEFEDEFKSQLSCLCEPIGIDGTVYTFKVALPGKHSFGIVELKPSNLTVSCSCRKFESMGILCMHALKVLNNNNILHLPSQYILKRWSKYANVEIVSGKHHLIAKSDGQDLLTQQYSRVCHKAITIAVKSAFSEDALQIFDQELDKLIAEVEHVLHMAPLSRQTEDDVILIDNIQQDELGSKRKRSKKARARDGQDSKQKKKLQSRNDAVNTGTIYQKIQTKEKANRLMINEPSHVASFHRESTTSYGNSMSLQPSGCSPFPQDTIMPTQEPFTPSQGLFDHAIASQGANSGNITWCTPRGSIGVPMPVLQGQANNYVSWVVQPCNVPSMAMPQLHLDHPMHSTVPGQHQSLSRKLTFDINKGTDTTGHMQH
- the LOC103987316 gene encoding protein FAR1-RELATED SEQUENCE 5 isoform X1; the encoded protein is MELSNSSSNSESVETIEASFSEKDKDNAGVDSITEGPASIEDVGKESQPSKDGQVGPSTRYTGIGDKALVQKTTINSQMEPEVGMVFHSEDQAYMFYNNYAQRKGFSVRKGHLGRRKDGTVRNRVFLCSNEGARQRHSTHVTKKPRDVVRTNCMARIEYKVSRDGIWVVSKIIYEHNHPLVRPHKAHLLRSHRRIVQSQHDGVSDAVEKPAQPLEFPAEDAHDAESIGFLLKDQSSYLHTNRMRELEKGDAQVLLEFLKAKQLEDPSFFYAIQLDDREQVTNFFWADSRSIIDYTYFGDVVLFDTTYRPNKSEVPFAPFIGINHHRQIVLFGAAILLDETTESFVWLFRTFMVAMSGLQPQTILTDNCPALSRAISMTLPETCHRFCLWHIIQTSTVHISHVYSNDTNFQKDFKDCIHEEGSEEEFCSKWIRLIHKYDLAGNSWLEDVYAARERWALVYNKNSFSAFMTTMQWSESMKNHFKKHFNRKLPLSKFLEQYHKSLNRFREKELYEDYKSRQTKPVLLVDMPMLNEAAESYTRLMYNEFEDEFKSQLSCLCEPIGIDGTVYTFKVALPGKHSFGIVELKPSNLTVSCSCRKFESMGILCMHALKVLNNNNILHLPSQYILKRWSKYANVEIVSGKHHLIAKSDGQDLLTQQYSRVCHKAITIAVKSAFSEDALQIFDQELDKLIAEVEHVLHMAPLSRQTEDDVILIDNIQQDELGSKRKRSKKARARDGQDSKQKKKLQSRNDAVNTGTIYQKIQTKEKARQTNDASDRLMINEPSHVASFHRESTTSYGNSMSLQPSGCSPFPQDTIMPTQEPFTPSQGLFDHAIASQGANSGNITWCTPRGSIGVPMPVLQGQANNYVSWVVQPCNVPSMAMPQLHLDHPMHSTVPGQHQSLSRKLTFDINKGTDTTGHMQH
- the LOC103987316 gene encoding protein FAR1-RELATED SEQUENCE 5 isoform X3; translated protein: MELSNSSSNSESVETIEASFSEKDKDNAGVDSITEGPASIEDVGKESQPSKDGQVGPSTRYTGIGDKALVQKTTINSQMEPEVGMVFHSEDQAYMFYNNYAQRKGFSVRKGHLGRRKDGTVRNRVFLCSNEGARQRHSTHVTKKPRDVVRTNCMARIEYKVSRDGIWVVSKIIYEHNHPLVRPHKAHLLRSHRRIVQSQHDGVSDAVEKPAQPLEFPAEDAHDAESIGFLLKDQSSYLHTNRMRELEKGDAQVLLEFLKAKQLEDPSFFYAIQLDDREQVTNFFWADSRSIIDYTYFGDVVLFDTTYRPNKSEVPFAPFIGINHHRQIVLFGAAILLDETTESFVWLFRTFMVAMSGLQPQTILTDNCPALSRAISMTLPETCHRFCLWHIIQTSTVHISHVYSNDTNFQKDFKDCIHEEGSEEEFCSKWIRLIHKYDLAGNSWLEDVYAARERWALVYNKNSFSAFMTTMQWSESMKNHFKKHFNRKLPLSKFLEQYHKSLNRFREKELYEDYKSRQTKPVLLVDMPMLNEAAESYTRLMYNEFEDEFKSQLSCLCEPIGIDGTVYTFKVALPGKHSFGIVELKPSNLTVSCSCRKFESMGILCMHALKVLNNNNILHLPSQYILKRWSKYANVEIVSGKHHLIAKSDGQDLLTQQYSRVCHKAITIAVKSAFSEDALQIFDQELDKLIAEVEHVLHMAPLSRQTEDDVILIDNIQQDELGSKRKRSKKARARDGQDSKQKKKLQSRNDAVNTGTIYQKIQTKEKARQTNDASDRLMINEPSHVASFHRESTTSYGNSMSLQPSGCSPFPQDTIMPTQEPFTPSQGLFDHAIASQGANSGNITWCTPRGSIGVPMPVLQGQANNYVSWVVQPCNVPSMAMPQLHLDHPMHSTVPGQHQSLSRKLTFDINKGN